The following are encoded together in the Zetaproteobacteria bacterium genome:
- the truB gene encoding tRNA pseudouridine(55) synthase TruB, with translation MCRHARGGHRPGARPSDTAARRLSRFAAVACCGVVFLDKPVGWSSRRAVDEVARCFRDGGPPPKAGHTGTLDPLAGGMLPVLLGAATRFASLGLEADKRYRLTVDLSFQTTTLDAEGEVILRSDRWRSLDEAAIAGAIEALTGTIEQIPPHFSAVRVGGRRSHALARAGRAKELPPRRVVIHAITLRRLRLPELELEVCCGKGAYMRALARDLGARLGCGGCVTALRRLSTGGWPPELMVGIEQLRRDPAAALHPVEFWLRHLPEVLLDGRNAARFVEGQRIALAGLPVGGLVRVCCGGRCLGTARVAPGRRAEGWPVLHPDRVLPRAVTGISPGDV, from the coding sequence GTGTGTCGGCACGCTCGAGGAGGTCACCGCCCGGGTGCGCGCCCGTCTGACACCGCTGCTCGCCGGCTGAGCCGTTTCGCTGCCGTGGCCTGCTGCGGGGTCGTCTTCCTCGATAAACCGGTGGGGTGGAGTTCGCGCCGGGCGGTGGACGAGGTGGCGCGCTGCTTCCGCGACGGCGGGCCTCCGCCCAAGGCCGGTCATACCGGCACCCTCGATCCGCTGGCCGGCGGCATGTTGCCGGTGCTGCTCGGCGCGGCCACCCGCTTCGCCTCTCTCGGCCTCGAGGCGGACAAGCGCTACCGTCTCACCGTCGATCTCTCCTTCCAGACCACCACCCTGGACGCCGAGGGGGAGGTGATCCTGCGCAGCGACCGCTGGCGCAGCCTAGACGAGGCGGCGATCGCCGGCGCGATCGAGGCGCTGACCGGCACCATCGAGCAGATTCCGCCGCATTTCTCCGCCGTCCGTGTGGGCGGCCGGCGCAGTCATGCGCTGGCCCGCGCCGGCCGTGCGAAGGAGCTGCCTCCCCGGCGGGTCGTCATCCACGCGATCACCCTGCGCCGCCTCCGGCTGCCGGAGCTGGAACTCGAGGTTTGCTGCGGCAAGGGCGCCTACATGCGGGCGCTGGCCCGGGATCTGGGCGCGCGGCTCGGCTGCGGCGGCTGCGTGACGGCGCTGCGCCGCCTCTCCACCGGCGGTTGGCCGCCCGAGCTGATGGTGGGGATCGAACAGCTGCGCCGGGATCCCGCGGCGGCGCTCCATCCGGTGGAGTTCTGGCTGCGCCATCTCCCGGAGGTGCTCCTCGACGGGCGCAACGCCGCCCGTTTCGTCGAGGGTCAACGCATCGCCTTGGCCGGGCTGCCGGTCGGAGGGCTGGTTCGGGTCTGTTGCGGAGGGCGCTGTCTGGGTACGGCGCGCGTCGCCCCGGGCAGGAGGGCGGAGGGGTGGCCGGTGTTGCATCCCGACCGGGTGTTGCCCCGGGCCGTGACGGGGATCAGCCCCGGCGACGTCTGA
- a CDS encoding bifunctional oligoribonuclease/PAP phosphatase NrnA, with protein MITAEEWRPLLERLERARGVLLTTHQNPDGDGIGSMLALWHHLRRRGARVAAHCIDPVPRIYRFLAGSEAVGCGPWDDPGFDTIISLDCGARGRLAQPERFFAGRTLINIDHHRSNKRFGDLNFVDSDYCATGVMVHGLIAADGGAVTREIAEAVYVALVTDTGSFRYRGVTAAIHRLAAELVEAGVDPARVASAVYASNSRARMRLLTEVLATLRYEHEGRSAWLVVTREAYRRTGADVEDTEGLIDLAASVEGVEVAVMIRPHGSGGDDWKVSFRSRGRVQVGELAAAMGGGGHPDAAGCLCVGTLEEVTARVRARLTPLLAG; from the coding sequence ATGATCACGGCTGAGGAGTGGCGCCCGCTGCTTGAGCGGCTGGAACGGGCGCGCGGGGTGTTGCTGACCACCCATCAGAATCCCGACGGCGACGGCATCGGTTCGATGCTGGCGCTGTGGCACCATCTCAGGCGGCGCGGCGCGCGGGTGGCGGCCCACTGCATCGATCCGGTGCCGCGCATCTACCGCTTTCTCGCCGGTAGCGAGGCGGTGGGGTGCGGGCCGTGGGACGATCCCGGCTTCGACACCATCATCAGCCTCGACTGCGGCGCCCGCGGTCGGCTGGCGCAGCCTGAGCGCTTTTTTGCCGGACGCACGCTGATCAACATCGACCACCATCGGAGCAACAAGCGTTTCGGTGATCTCAACTTCGTCGATTCCGACTACTGCGCCACCGGGGTGATGGTCCACGGGCTCATCGCCGCCGACGGCGGGGCGGTGACGCGCGAGATCGCCGAGGCGGTCTACGTGGCCCTGGTCACCGATACCGGCAGTTTCCGCTACCGCGGGGTGACCGCCGCGATCCATCGGCTGGCGGCGGAGCTGGTCGAGGCCGGGGTCGATCCCGCCCGGGTGGCCTCGGCGGTCTACGCCAGCAACAGCCGCGCGCGCATGCGGCTGCTCACCGAGGTGCTGGCCACCCTCCGCTACGAGCACGAGGGCCGTTCCGCCTGGCTGGTGGTGACGCGCGAGGCCTACCGGCGCACCGGCGCCGACGTCGAGGATACCGAGGGGTTGATCGACCTCGCCGCCTCGGTGGAGGGGGTGGAGGTGGCGGTGATGATCCGGCCGCACGGCAGTGGCGGCGATGACTGGAAGGTGAGCTTCCGTTCGCGCGGCCGGGTGCAGGTGGGAGAGCTGGCCGCCGCCATGGGCGGGGGCGGCCATCCCGATGCCGCCGGCTGTCTGTGTGTCGGCACGCTCGAGGAGGTCACCGCCCGGGTGCGCGCCCGTCTGACACCGCTGCTCGCCGGCTGA
- the rbfA gene encoding 30S ribosome-binding factor RbfA encodes MCARCAPATNAASASNGSTTSRWAISSSSSRSRRWRPRFDGRGLPLSAWGAGRLRGSEILPGVARGRMNPKTGRERFRADLQRHLALLLGREVHDPRLQGVSITRIELGRGNEAVHVWVHSMLADDGGAVTAGLQRLAGYFRHALGRSLRRRRIPELRFHWDRAFEEGERMIGLLDRMGGADDHG; translated from the coding sequence ATGTGCGCGAGGTGCGCGCCGGCTACGAATGCGGCATCGGCATCGAACGGTTCAACGACGTCAAGGTGGGCGATCAGCTCGAGTTCTTCGAGATCGAGGAGGTGGCGGCCACGCTTTGATGGGCGCGGCCTGCCGTTGTCGGCCTGGGGGGCCGGCAGGCTCCGCGGGTCGGAGATCCTGCCGGGCGTTGCCCGGGGACGCATGAACCCAAAGACTGGTCGGGAGCGGTTCCGCGCCGATCTGCAGCGCCACCTCGCCCTGCTGCTCGGGCGCGAGGTGCACGATCCGCGGCTGCAGGGGGTGAGCATCACCCGCATCGAGCTCGGCCGTGGCAACGAGGCGGTGCATGTCTGGGTCCACTCCATGCTGGCGGACGACGGGGGGGCGGTGACGGCTGGGCTGCAGCGGCTCGCCGGCTACTTCCGCCACGCCCTGGGCAGGAGTCTGCGCCGGCGGCGGATCCCCGAGCTGCGCTTCCATTGGGATCGCGCCTTCGAGGAGGGGGAGCGGATGATCGGCCTGCTCGATCGAATGGGGGGGGCGGATGATCACGGCTGA
- a CDS encoding translation initiation factor IF-2, producing MADIRVIELAKALKVDVAEILRAARQCRIAVSGPAGLLGSEDRRKIEQVVAAGRKEGGGRAAGKRGTLTLKRPVTVAAGRGGERGEHTVTVEVRRRRRGRPVLQAPAKAQEAGGAAAPSTSSQSQPAGGEAAQRKAPAARPASSTGESLSPVEAARSRLRAQAEQEARERQRKSAQARELRRRREEARRAAAPDGDGAAGRAGRQGSAAGGRGPRTTIRKGGLSPAQIAAAKAPRSSLREIEARIGEERAAQRRQRQAEGRPAIRRAPSVAVAGEIAPAPGGGGRKKGGRGPQPLGRRRLSPAEKAARRDYAAKRHQLLTEEQEERMARLARGGPRRGKRITKDDDAFVVRDVEIYDPMLVSDLAAKMAVKVGEVVKILFSMGVSVTANEAIDAETAQLVVEEVGHRPRVINEAAVEQSLSIEEEEVDERDLEPRPPVVVVMGHVDHGKTSILDALRKANVAEGEAGGITQHIGAYMVKLESGDRVVFVDTPGHEAFTTLRARGAELTDVAVLVVAADDGVKPQTVEALDHARAAGVPVIVAVNKIDKEGADVERVKRQLSEHGVVPEDWGGDTIFVPVSARTGEGLDELLEMLALQTELLELKASPKARARGFVIESRLDKGRGPVATVLVQNGTFKKGDIVVVGCVMGRIRAIIDENSVQHRTAGPSVPFELLGLEAVPEAGSEIIAVESEKKARELVRYREEQQRKLHAPLTRKGAAEGVRDMNALFAAARGETAIEVPILIKGDVSGSVEALAEALTKLGTDEVKVKVIRKAIGGIKESDVMLASAAGAIVIGFNVRPDVKAKRMAEAEGVDIRFYTVIYDAIDEMRQAMAGKLAPEEVEHTIGTAEVRAVFNVPKVGTVAGCYVVDGVVHRKARVRVLREGVVVYTGALASLRRFKEDVREVRAGYECGIGIERFNDVKVGDQLEFFEIEEVAATL from the coding sequence ATGGCCGATATTCGGGTGATTGAGTTGGCGAAAGCGCTGAAGGTGGATGTGGCGGAGATCCTGCGGGCGGCCCGACAGTGCCGCATCGCGGTCTCCGGCCCCGCCGGCCTGCTGGGCAGCGAAGATCGGCGCAAGATCGAGCAGGTGGTGGCCGCCGGACGGAAGGAGGGCGGTGGGCGCGCCGCCGGCAAGAGGGGCACCCTCACCCTCAAGCGGCCGGTGACGGTCGCCGCCGGCCGGGGCGGGGAGCGGGGCGAGCACACCGTCACCGTGGAGGTGCGCCGTCGGCGACGGGGCCGGCCGGTGTTGCAGGCACCGGCCAAGGCCCAGGAAGCGGGAGGGGCGGCAGCCCCCTCCACTTCGTCGCAGTCGCAACCGGCCGGCGGTGAGGCGGCGCAGCGGAAGGCCCCCGCCGCCCGGCCTGCATCCTCCACCGGGGAGTCCCTATCGCCGGTGGAGGCCGCCCGCAGCCGGCTGCGGGCGCAGGCCGAGCAGGAGGCGCGCGAGCGGCAGCGGAAGAGCGCCCAGGCGCGGGAGCTGCGCCGTCGGCGTGAAGAGGCGCGGCGGGCGGCGGCCCCGGACGGGGATGGTGCCGCCGGTCGCGCGGGGCGACAGGGGAGCGCGGCCGGCGGCCGCGGTCCGCGCACCACGATCCGCAAGGGGGGGTTGAGTCCGGCGCAGATCGCCGCGGCCAAGGCGCCGCGCTCGTCGTTGCGGGAGATCGAGGCGCGGATCGGCGAGGAGCGGGCGGCGCAGCGCAGGCAGCGGCAGGCGGAGGGGCGACCCGCCATCCGGCGCGCCCCTTCGGTGGCGGTGGCCGGCGAGATCGCCCCCGCCCCCGGCGGCGGCGGGCGCAAGAAGGGAGGGCGCGGTCCGCAGCCGCTCGGTCGCCGTCGGCTCTCGCCGGCGGAGAAGGCCGCCCGGCGCGACTACGCCGCCAAGCGTCACCAACTGCTCACCGAGGAGCAGGAAGAGCGGATGGCCCGCCTTGCCCGGGGCGGCCCACGCCGCGGCAAGCGGATCACCAAGGATGACGACGCCTTCGTCGTGCGCGATGTCGAGATCTACGATCCGATGCTGGTCTCGGACCTGGCGGCGAAGATGGCGGTCAAGGTGGGGGAGGTGGTCAAGATCCTCTTCAGCATGGGGGTGAGTGTCACCGCCAACGAGGCGATCGACGCCGAGACCGCCCAGCTGGTGGTGGAGGAGGTCGGCCACCGCCCGAGGGTGATCAACGAGGCGGCGGTCGAGCAGTCGCTCTCCATCGAGGAGGAGGAGGTCGACGAGCGCGATCTCGAGCCCCGTCCGCCGGTGGTGGTGGTGATGGGCCACGTCGACCACGGCAAGACCTCGATCCTCGACGCGCTGCGCAAGGCCAACGTCGCCGAGGGGGAGGCCGGCGGCATCACCCAGCACATCGGCGCCTACATGGTCAAGCTGGAGAGCGGCGACCGGGTGGTCTTCGTCGATACACCGGGCCATGAGGCCTTCACCACGCTGCGGGCGCGCGGCGCCGAGCTGACCGATGTCGCGGTGCTGGTCGTCGCCGCCGACGACGGTGTCAAGCCGCAGACGGTGGAGGCGCTCGACCACGCCCGCGCCGCCGGGGTTCCGGTCATCGTGGCGGTCAACAAGATCGACAAGGAGGGGGCCGACGTCGAGCGGGTCAAGCGGCAGCTCTCCGAACACGGCGTGGTGCCGGAGGATTGGGGCGGCGACACCATCTTCGTTCCGGTCTCCGCCCGTACCGGCGAAGGGCTGGACGAGCTGCTGGAGATGCTGGCGCTCCAGACCGAGTTGCTGGAGCTCAAGGCCAGTCCCAAGGCGCGTGCGCGCGGCTTCGTCATCGAGTCCCGCCTCGATAAGGGACGGGGGCCGGTGGCCACGGTGCTGGTGCAGAACGGAACCTTCAAGAAGGGCGATATCGTGGTGGTCGGCTGTGTCATGGGGCGCATCCGGGCGATCATCGACGAGAACTCGGTGCAGCATCGCACCGCCGGGCCGTCGGTCCCCTTCGAGTTGCTCGGCCTGGAGGCGGTGCCCGAGGCGGGCAGCGAGATCATCGCGGTGGAGAGCGAGAAGAAGGCGCGCGAGCTGGTGCGGTACCGCGAGGAGCAGCAGCGGAAGCTGCACGCCCCGCTGACCAGGAAGGGGGCGGCCGAGGGGGTGCGCGACATGAATGCGCTCTTCGCCGCCGCCAGGGGCGAGACGGCGATCGAGGTGCCGATCCTGATCAAGGGCGACGTCAGCGGATCGGTGGAGGCGCTGGCCGAGGCGTTGACCAAGCTGGGGACCGACGAGGTGAAGGTCAAGGTGATCCGCAAGGCGATCGGCGGTATCAAGGAGTCGGACGTGATGCTCGCCTCCGCCGCCGGCGCCATCGTGATCGGTTTCAACGTGCGCCCCGACGTCAAGGCCAAGCGGATGGCGGAGGCGGAGGGGGTCGATATCCGCTTCTACACCGTGATCTACGACGCCATCGACGAGATGCGGCAGGCGATGGCCGGCAAGCTCGCCCCGGAGGAGGTGGAGCACACGATCGGAACCGCCGAGGTGCGTGCCGTCTTCAACGTGCCCAAGGTGGGGACGGTGGCCGGCTGCTATGTCGTCGACGGCGTGGTGCACCGCAAGGCCAGGGTGCGGGTGTTGCGCGAGGGGGTGGTGGTCTACACCGGCGCGCTGGCCTCGCTGCGCCGCTTCAAGGAGGATGTGCGCGAGGTGCGCGCCGGCTACGAATGCGGCATCGGCATCGAACGGTTCAACGACGTCAAGGTGGGCGATCAGCTCGAGTTCTTCGAGATCGAGGAGGTGGCGGCCACGCTTTGA
- a CDS encoding DUF448 domain-containing protein, whose amino-acid sequence MRRGAERREGPSSGCRARRGAGEGGPQRSCLVCRRRMEKQRLLRLVCDDEGVWWPDLHQRAQRRGHYLCLQPECLARLSARVARRCFPGEDRTRLLDRIRSVLQRYALASMQRLRGRALPGRDAVMEALHGPAPLLLLLACDASEGLARRVEAALRSQRERQPGSRLVRASSVRELGALFGRERLAVVGWRRDGLVDRLERVLRWQETLEEGAAIHGRDAGLARNRHR is encoded by the coding sequence ATGAGGAGGGGGGCTGAGCGGCGGGAGGGGCCTTCGTCGGGGTGCCGCGCGCGTCGTGGGGCGGGCGAGGGCGGGCCGCAGCGAAGCTGCCTTGTCTGTCGCCGCCGCATGGAGAAGCAGCGGCTGCTCAGGCTTGTGTGCGACGACGAGGGGGTGTGGTGGCCCGACTTGCACCAGCGGGCGCAGCGGCGCGGCCACTATCTCTGTCTCCAGCCGGAGTGTCTTGCGCGGCTGAGTGCACGGGTGGCGCGCCGCTGCTTCCCCGGCGAGGATCGCACGCGGCTGCTCGACCGGATCCGGAGTGTGCTGCAGCGCTACGCCCTCGCATCGATGCAGCGGCTGCGGGGTCGGGCGCTACCGGGGCGTGATGCGGTGATGGAGGCGCTGCACGGCCCGGCGCCGCTGCTGTTGTTGCTGGCGTGTGACGCTTCCGAGGGGCTGGCGCGCCGGGTCGAAGCTGCGCTGCGGAGCCAGCGGGAGCGTCAGCCGGGCAGTCGGCTGGTGCGGGCGTCGTCGGTGCGGGAGCTGGGTGCACTCTTCGGCCGTGAGCGGCTTGCTGTGGTCGGTTGGCGCCGGGACGGGCTGGTCGATCGCTTGGAGCGTGTGCTGCGTTGGCAGGAGACACTGGAGGAGGGAGCGGCCATTCATGGCCGCGATGCCGGTCTCGCAAGAAACCGGCATCGATAA
- the nusA gene encoding transcription termination/antitermination protein NusA translates to MGVEMLHVADAVAREKMVDRELVFEAMEQALRTSARKSYGNKEVEAVIDRSNGEIFLFHVRTVVESVEDPENELTPDEAAAELGGDAEVEVGMQLRTPLPPITMGRVAAQAAKQVINQKLREAERMRVVEEYAPRVGELITGIVKRVERGNVYVDLGHGEGVMYREDQLPRESWRQGDRIRAYLREVRDQSKGPLIFLSRADAGMVLKLFEQEVPEIQEGIVTIEAIARDPGSRSKLAVSSSDPAIDPVGACVGMRGARVQAVVNELHGERMDIIECTDDIVAFVINALAPAEVERVLVDEERNTIEVAVTEENLALAIGRRGQNVRLASELTGWEIELMTTGDQARKRAEETEALLSTFVNGLDIEVDFAMMLVEEGFAGLDEIAFCADEELTAIEGIDTEMAQELKRRAREALLDQAAAAAEEAGERPLTGFPPLREEIAAQLVVLGITSLDRLADAGLDDLEVIEGLPVEEAEKLIIGAREACGWFDEEGG, encoded by the coding sequence ATGGGTGTAGAGATGTTGCATGTCGCCGATGCGGTGGCGCGGGAGAAGATGGTCGACCGGGAGCTGGTCTTCGAGGCGATGGAGCAGGCCCTGCGCACCTCCGCGCGCAAGAGCTACGGCAACAAGGAGGTCGAGGCGGTCATCGACCGCAGCAACGGGGAGATCTTCCTCTTCCACGTGCGGACGGTGGTGGAGTCGGTGGAGGATCCGGAAAACGAGCTCACCCCCGACGAGGCGGCCGCCGAGTTGGGGGGCGATGCCGAGGTCGAGGTCGGCATGCAGCTGCGCACCCCGCTGCCTCCGATCACCATGGGGCGGGTGGCGGCCCAGGCGGCCAAACAGGTGATCAACCAGAAGCTGCGCGAGGCCGAGCGGATGCGGGTGGTCGAGGAGTATGCCCCCCGTGTCGGCGAGCTGATCACCGGCATCGTCAAGCGGGTGGAGCGCGGCAACGTCTATGTCGATCTGGGCCACGGCGAGGGGGTGATGTACCGCGAGGATCAGCTCCCGCGCGAATCGTGGCGCCAGGGTGACCGTATCCGCGCCTACCTGCGCGAGGTGCGCGACCAGTCCAAAGGGCCGCTGATCTTCCTCTCGCGCGCCGACGCCGGCATGGTGCTCAAGCTGTTCGAGCAGGAGGTGCCGGAGATCCAGGAGGGGATCGTCACCATCGAGGCGATCGCCCGCGACCCCGGATCGCGCAGCAAGCTGGCCGTCTCCAGCAGCGATCCGGCGATCGATCCGGTAGGCGCCTGTGTCGGCATGCGGGGCGCCCGGGTGCAGGCGGTGGTCAACGAGCTCCATGGCGAGCGGATGGATATCATCGAGTGCACCGACGACATCGTCGCCTTCGTCATCAACGCCTTGGCGCCGGCCGAGGTGGAGCGGGTGCTGGTGGACGAGGAACGCAACACCATCGAGGTGGCGGTGACCGAGGAGAACCTGGCGCTGGCCATCGGCCGGCGCGGGCAGAACGTCCGCCTCGCCTCCGAGTTGACCGGTTGGGAGATCGAGCTGATGACCACCGGTGACCAGGCGCGCAAGCGGGCGGAGGAGACCGAGGCATTGCTCTCCACCTTCGTCAACGGGTTGGATATCGAGGTCGACTTCGCCATGATGCTGGTGGAGGAGGGCTTCGCCGGGCTGGATGAGATCGCCTTCTGCGCCGACGAGGAGTTGACCGCCATCGAGGGAATCGACACGGAGATGGCGCAGGAGCTCAAGCGGCGCGCCCGTGAGGCGCTGCTCGATCAGGCCGCCGCCGCCGCTGAGGAGGCGGGGGAGCGGCCGTTGACCGGATTTCCGCCGTTGCGTGAGGAGATCGCCGCTCAGCTTGTGGTCCTCGGCATCACCTCGCTCGATCGGCTGGCCGATGCCGGCCTCGACGATCTGGAGGTGATCGAGGGGCTGCCGGTCGAGGAGGCGGAGAAGCTGATCATCGGCGCCCGGGAGGCGTGCGGCTGGTTCGATGAGGAGGGGGGCTGA
- a CDS encoding ribosome maturation factor RimP, which yields MSLGSLFLLVGDGSAVCRLREVGAPVMEGSVRCDHGLAQAVDCERLEERIAQLVRPVAAEVGVELLAVQLHGGRRSGRVRIVVDRAGGVTTDELERISRALSLLLDVEDPFDGPYRLEVTSPGLDWPLTTPADFSRYAGAWLAVVTRDGRRIEGRNLGLREGALHLAVVEAGGRGADEREVVVALEDAVRVVRAVERRPRRGRRRSGAVE from the coding sequence GTGAGCCTCGGCTCGCTTTTTTTGTTGGTGGGTGACGGCTCGGCGGTGTGTCGCCTTCGCGAGGTCGGCGCCCCGGTCATGGAGGGCTCTGTGCGTTGCGATCACGGTTTGGCGCAAGCGGTGGATTGCGAGCGGTTGGAGGAACGGATCGCGCAGCTGGTGCGGCCGGTGGCGGCCGAGGTCGGTGTCGAGTTGCTGGCGGTCCAGCTTCACGGCGGCCGCCGTTCGGGGCGGGTCCGGATCGTGGTCGACCGTGCCGGCGGGGTGACGACCGACGAGCTGGAGCGGATCAGCCGGGCGCTGTCGCTGCTGCTCGATGTGGAGGATCCGTTCGACGGACCCTACCGGCTGGAGGTGACGTCGCCCGGGCTGGATTGGCCGTTGACCACGCCTGCCGACTTCTCCCGCTACGCCGGGGCGTGGCTGGCGGTGGTGACCCGGGACGGGCGGCGGATCGAGGGGCGCAACCTCGGGCTGCGCGAGGGGGCGCTCCATCTGGCCGTGGTCGAGGCGGGCGGTCGGGGTGCGGACGAGCGGGAAGTGGTCGTCGCGCTCGAGGATGCGGTCCGCGTGGTGCGGGCGGTGGAGCGGCGGCCACGCCGCGGCCGCCGCAGGAGCGGGGCGGTGGAATAA
- a CDS encoding lytic murein transglycosylase: MEWWNKSMDGRVRSRSPALDRCLRRRPSGRVGCVVFRFPPVKASMAAVPASQVPGMEGCLPSDAISTVIVARNPRCASPSHSLCGAALLLAACVVAAPGLPASPAVARERAGLAAERQLFRQARAALARHDLARVVALRKRLDGYPLAGYLDIRLAAERMRRGSDDTVPLVLARYPDLPDARDLRDAWIRDLARRGQWPAVARQLRLLPAAGVRHPGIAILARFYTGDVAGAVAAYEALWRRGGGDEDRLRPVARAWRRAGGPTAEARWERACALMERGRWSRVRPLLDGMSATDRQLMRRWRSGRRHPAAILARWPLPARVDRHEARVLARLLRLLSRRDPPFGGRRRGGDGAGGGVVAAWRAADRLRRAFDPVAWGRLRRRLALRAARRQLPQAVEWLASLPEQVQSDGTRAWRARLLLADGDWPGVLRAIAAMPPEQRHRPEWAYWQARALEQLGYGREARALFGVLAGGRGYFSFLSAERLGLPYRLSSSSAEPDAALRRALLRLPGIRRAREWLRLGLPAKARREWFRALQRVDVSPEGVVAAAERRGRDRSGGERMSARRKWYAAARLARDWGWFDRAILAAQRAGAVEDLPLRFPLAWSRHVRRAAARTGLDPALIWSVIRQESAFNAQAVSAAGARGLMQLRPSTAAMVWRRMAGRRGRPDLFDPRTNIMIGSRYLAAMVRRFDGNLALAVAAFNAGPARVARWLRRRPWERGDLWVAAIPFRETRRYVQQVLTYAAVYDWRLGGGRRSFSISRLLGGGFRLALAGE; the protein is encoded by the coding sequence GTGGAATGGTGGAACAAGTCCATGGACGGGCGTGTGCGATCACGTTCACCGGCGCTAGATCGTTGCCTCCGGCGGCGGCCGAGCGGTAGGGTGGGGTGCGTCGTGTTTCGGTTCCCGCCGGTCAAGGCGTCCATGGCCGCGGTACCGGCCTCGCAAGTACCCGGCATGGAGGGATGTTTGCCGTCTGATGCCATCTCCACCGTGATCGTCGCGCGGAATCCGCGCTGCGCTTCGCCGTCGCATTCCTTGTGCGGAGCGGCCCTCTTGCTGGCGGCGTGCGTCGTGGCTGCGCCCGGGCTGCCCGCCAGCCCGGCCGTCGCTCGGGAGCGGGCGGGACTCGCCGCAGAGCGCCAGCTCTTCCGCCAGGCGCGGGCGGCGCTGGCCCGCCACGATCTGGCGCGGGTGGTCGCCCTGCGCAAGCGGCTCGACGGCTACCCCTTGGCCGGCTATCTCGACATCCGGCTTGCGGCGGAGCGGATGCGGCGGGGGAGCGACGACACCGTTCCCCTGGTGCTCGCCCGCTACCCCGATCTGCCCGATGCGCGCGATCTGCGCGACGCCTGGATCCGCGATCTCGCCCGGCGGGGGCAGTGGCCGGCCGTGGCCAGGCAGTTGCGGCTGCTGCCCGCGGCGGGGGTGCGCCACCCCGGGATTGCGATCCTGGCGCGCTTCTACACCGGCGATGTCGCAGGGGCTGTGGCCGCCTACGAGGCCCTGTGGCGTCGCGGCGGCGGCGACGAAGATCGGCTGCGCCCCGTCGCCCGGGCCTGGCGTCGTGCCGGCGGCCCCACGGCGGAGGCGCGTTGGGAGCGGGCCTGCGCGTTGATGGAGCGTGGTCGCTGGTCCCGGGTGCGGCCGCTGCTCGACGGGATGTCGGCGACCGATCGCCAGCTGATGCGCCGCTGGCGTTCCGGCCGCCGCCATCCTGCGGCCATCCTCGCCCGCTGGCCGCTGCCCGCGCGTGTGGACCGCCACGAGGCGCGGGTGCTCGCCCGGTTGTTGCGGCTCCTCTCACGCAGGGATCCCCCCTTTGGAGGTCGGCGTCGCGGCGGGGACGGAGCGGGCGGAGGTGTGGTCGCCGCTTGGCGCGCCGCCGATCGGCTGCGGCGGGCCTTCGATCCGGTTGCATGGGGGCGGTTGCGCCGGCGGTTGGCGCTGCGCGCGGCGCGGCGCCAGCTCCCCCAGGCGGTGGAGTGGCTCGCCTCCCTTCCGGAGCAGGTGCAGAGCGACGGGACGCGCGCCTGGCGGGCGCGCCTGCTGCTGGCCGACGGCGACTGGCCCGGTGTGCTGCGGGCGATCGCCGCGATGCCGCCCGAGCAGCGTCATCGGCCGGAGTGGGCCTACTGGCAGGCGCGGGCGTTGGAGCAGTTGGGCTACGGCCGCGAAGCGCGGGCGCTCTTCGGGGTGCTGGCCGGGGGGCGGGGCTACTTCAGCTTCCTCAGCGCCGAGCGCCTGGGGCTGCCCTACCGACTCTCCAGCAGCTCCGCCGAGCCCGATGCGGCGCTGCGCCGGGCGCTGTTGCGTCTTCCCGGGATCCGGCGTGCGCGGGAGTGGCTCCGGCTCGGTCTGCCGGCGAAGGCGCGGCGCGAGTGGTTCCGGGCGCTGCAGAGGGTGGATGTATCGCCGGAGGGGGTGGTCGCGGCCGCGGAGAGGCGGGGGCGTGACCGGAGTGGGGGGGAGCGGATGTCGGCGCGGAGGAAGTGGTACGCCGCCGCACGACTGGCCCGCGACTGGGGCTGGTTCGATCGGGCGATCCTGGCGGCGCAGCGCGCCGGCGCGGTGGAGGATCTACCGCTCCGGTTTCCGCTCGCCTGGAGCCGCCATGTGCGTCGGGCCGCGGCCCGGACCGGCCTCGATCCTGCGCTCATCTGGAGCGTGATCCGTCAGGAGTCGGCCTTCAACGCCCAGGCGGTGTCGGCGGCGGGGGCGCGGGGGCTGATGCAGTTGCGTCCCTCCACGGCGGCGATGGTCTGGCGTCGGATGGCGGGGCGTCGAGGCCGGCCGGATCTGTTCGACCCGCGGACCAACATCATGATCGGCAGCCGTTATCTGGCGGCGATGGTGCGCCGTTTCGACGGCAACCTGGCGCTGGCGGTGGCCGCCTTCAACGCCGGACCGGCGCGGGTCGCCCGCTGGCTGCGGCGGCGCCCTTGGGAGAGGGGGGATCTCTGGGTGGCCGCCATCCCCTTTCGAGAGACCCGTCGCTATGTGCAGCAGGTGTTGACCTATGCCGCGGTCTACGACTGGCGTCTGGGGGGCGGGCGGCGCTCCTTTTCGATCTCCCGCCTGTTGGGGGGCGGGTTCCGGCTGGCGCTGGCCGGGGAATGA